In Bradyrhizobium sp. WBOS07, the genomic window CGTAGCGGGGTGGGGTGACGGTCTCTCCGCGACGAACAGTGCCCGAGTGGAGAGATCACCCCACCCCGCTCGCGCTGCGCGCGATCGACCCTCCCCCTCCAGGGGAGGGTAAGCGGCCGCCGCGCCACTCAATTCGGTTTCGCCGGCCGGCGTTCCGTGAACGGCGACAGCACCACCGTCGCCACCATGAAGATCACGGACGCGCCGAACACCCAGTGCGGCGCGCCCTGGTCCATGATCCATCCGAACAGCAGCGGTGAGACGATGCCGCCGAGATTGAAGCCGGTGGAGACGATGCCGAAGGCCCGCCCCGCTGCGCCAGGGGGCGCGGCGTTACGCACCAGCATGTCGCGCGAGGGGGCGATCACGCCGGAGAGGAAGCCCGCGACCGTCATCGCCGCGGTCAAGGCCCAGCCGGGCAGCGTCACCAGCGCGATCAGCAGCACGATGGCCGCGTTCACGGCAAAGCAGGCCGCTGCGACAAAGCCGTGGCGTTCGGTGTGGTCGGCGAGGAAGCCGCCGGCGAGCACGCCGGCGGCGCTGGCGCCGAGGAACGCCGTCAGCATGACGTTGGCTGCCGAATAGGACGTGCCGTAGCCGCTCATCAGCGCGACGACGCCGAAATTGTTGATGCCGGCGACCGACAGGCTGAGCAGCATGAACAGCGCCGTCAGCGTGATCAGCGCCGGGGTGATGACCGCCTGCTTCGGCGCGTTTTCCGCGCCCGGCTTTGCCTTGCTGGCACCGGCGTCGGGAATGTTCATGACGAGCAGCAGCAGCGCCACCAGAATGCCGATCGCGCCCGATGCGATCAGCGCGCCGACCCCGCCGGACAGGGCGACGAGCGCCGCCACGATCGCAGGCGCCACCGCGCCGCCGAGAAAGCCGGCAAAGGTGTGGATCGAGAAGGCGCGGCCCATCCGCGCCTCGTCCATGTGCGCGGCCAGGATCGCGTAGTCCGCGGGATGATAGACGCTGTTGGCGAGGCCCAGCAGCACGGCGCAGGCAATCAGCGAGACATAGCTGAGATGCAGGCCGAGCAGGATCAGCGCGAAGCCGCCCAGCGTGAGGCCGATCAGCAGGATCCTGCGTGCGCCAAAATGATCGACGAGATAGCCGGTCGGCGCCTGCGTCAGTCCGGACACCACCGCGAACACGGTGAGCGCGAAGCCGAGCTCGATATAGCCGACGCCGAGCTGCGCCTTGAGAAACGGGAACAGCATCGGCAGGACCAGCAGATGAAAATGGCTGACCCAATGCGCGATCGAGATTCCCGTCAGCGTGCGCAGCGCGCTGTCCGCCTTGCCTTGCTGCGGTGCGGCGAGAACGTCGACCATTGCAGTTCCGTTTTGCTCCTTCGGGATGCGGAAACTATCGAAGGGCGGTTATTTGTCCATGAACGCAAGCGCATGGCAGGTAGGGCGGGCGCGGCTGCTGCAATCTTGATGATGCTGTTGGACACACTGCGCTCCCTCCCCCCTTGCGGGGCAGGGCTATCGCTTATGATGTGCGGAATGCAGCGGCATCGGCAGTCGGCTCCCTCCCCCGCTTGCGGGGGAGGGCTGGGGAGAGGGTGTCTCCGTGCGGGGACTATTGAGACTAACCGAGGGCGTCCCAGCGCGGCGAGAACCCTCACCCGCCGCGCTCTGCGAGCGCGTCCCGCAAGCGGGAGAGGCGGAGCAAGCCCAGACAGCCCCCGTGTCATTCATATGCGATAGCCATACCCGCAAGGGGAGGGAACGCACTGTTCGTGGGGAAGCTTCACACCCTCACAACGGGTCGTCATCCGGCCCGTAGCGGTCACGCTTCGGTGTTGCGATGTCGCCGTCTTCGTAATCGTCGTCGTCGATGTCGCGTGGCAGCGGCTTCTTGGCCTTGCTGTCCGCCGGCTTCTCGTCGGCAGGCTTGGGCGGCGCGCTCGGCTTGGCAGTCTTGCTCATGGCTGGTCCCGGATGGTGATGCTGCATCCGATCCTAGTCCGAATATGTGGGGGGTTGCTGACTTATCTCAAGAAGCCCCGTGGGGCCGTCAGTGCACGAGCGGCCCGCCGGCCTTCTTCCAGGCATCCAGGCCGCCGGCGATGTGCGCCGTATTGGCAAGGCCGGCCTCCTTCGCCGCCGCCACCGCCATCGCCGAGCGTTCGCCGAAGGCGCAGAAGAACACGATGCGGCGGCCGGTGGCGGCTGCGACCTCGCGCAGCATGCCGCCGGGCTTGAGGCTCTCCTCCACCGATTGATACGGCGCGTGCAGTGCGCCTTCGAGCATGCCGTGCTTGGCGCGCTCGTTGCCCTCGCGCAGATCGACCAGCAGGATATCCGGCCGGCCGAGACTGCGGATCGCTTCAGTCGCGCTGAGCGCGCGGCCCTCCTTCTCCAGCTCCTCCTGATGCAGGCCGACATGCATGTTGGCCGGCACCGCCACGTCCATCATCTTCGGATTCGGCAGCTTCAGATTGGCCATCAGCTCGATATATTCGTCGACCGAGCGCACCTGGAGCCGGGGATTGTAGCGCTTCTCCTCGCCGATGGTGGAGACGGTGTCGCCCTTGTAGTCGTGCGCCGGGAACACCATCGTCTCGTCCGGCAGCTTCAGCAGCCGGTTGAAGATCGAATCGTACTGCGCGCGCGAGGATCCGTTCTGGAAGTCGGTGCGGCCGGTGCCTCGGATCAGGAGCGTGTCGCCGGTGAAGACGCGATCGCCCATCAGATAGGAATAGGAATCGTCGGTGTGGCCGGGCGTGTACATCACGTCGAGCGACAGGCCCTCGATCGTCACCTTGTCGCCGTCGGCGACCCGCATGGCGACGACGTCGGCCTTGGTCTGGTCGCCCATCACGGTCATGCAATGGGTGCGGTCTCGCAGCTCGCCGAGGCCGGTGACGTGGTCGGCATGCAGATGGGTATCGACCGCCTTGACCAGCTTGAGGTCGAGCTCGCGCAGCAATTGGCAATAGCGGTCGACCTTCTCCAGCACCGGATCCAGGATCAGCGCCTCGCCGCCGGTGCGGCTGGCAAGGAGATAGCTGTAGGTGCCCGAAACACTGTCGAAGAGCTGGCGGAAGATCATGGCAGGAAGCCCGGCAGTGGAACTGGTTTTCGAGGATTCTACTACGTTTCGGCTCGAAAAGAGAAGTAATTCACTGTCCGCGTAGGAAAATTTGGAAGATTTTTGTTGCGGTGCAAGTGTGAGAGTGGTTGGCCATGCCGTCGTCCCGTCCACAGCTGTCATCGCCCGCGAAGGCGGGCGATCCAGTATTCCAGAGGCCGTCGTGGGGGATACGGAGGGGTCGCGGCGTACTGGATTCCCCGCTTTCGCGGGGAATGACATCGCGTCTGAGCGGCGCTGTGCCCAATGAAATCAGGGCCGCACCAGCGTATACCCGTTCTCCGCCAGAAACAGGATCTGCCCGACGCCGACTTGCACGGGCGTGGCCGCGGGGATGAATTCCGGCCGCTTGCCGGTCTCGCGTTCGATCGTGTCCACCGTGTTGAGGCAGATGTCGAACCGCACGCCCTGCGCGATCAGGCTTTCGACCTGCTTGCGGCGCTCGTTGCCCGACAGCAGGAGGTCGATGCCGGGGCCGAACGCCACCACTTCGAGCGCGATCTTGTCGGGGGCGTAGGCCTTCAGCAGGTTGTTGGCGACGCTGAGCACCAGGGTTTGCTTCTTCGCATCGCCATCGGAGAGCTGCAGCACGATTCTGTGCTCGGCGAATGGCTTGTCCTGGAGCGGCACTTGTTGCGCCGAGGCCGGCGGGACGGCGAAGGCGAGCAGCGCCAGCATCAGTGCGGACAGGATCTGCGCGCCCCTCATCCCTGCCCCGCGATGCCTGGATTGTCGTCGACCCCCTTGAGCGTGACCCCGGAGCCGAGCCGCTCCTGAAACATCCGGCCCGAGCGCAGATATTTGCCGACGACGTCCCACACCGGCGCGCCTTGCTGTTCGTTGACCGAAGCCCAGCCTGCGACCTTGTAGCGATGGCCGGCGCTGATCGCCTTGCCATTGTGGATCCTCAAATCCGAGATGCGGCTGCCGATCGCGGCAGTCGGTGTGCAGGTGTAGCTGAGCCCGCCGGCGCGCACCATGTCGCCGCCCTGCTGGTAGTAGGGATCGGCGTTGAAGAGGTTGTCGCAGATGTCCTCCAGCACGTCCTTGATCTGGGCGCCCGTCATCTCCTGCACATAGGTCTCGGGATAGGTGATCGCGGTCTCCGCGAGCAGATCCTCCATGGTCAGCGCCTGGCCGGACAGCGCGGTGACGCCCCAGCGGAAGCCCGGCGACAGCGCAATCTCGGCGTCGAGCTCGGTGCGGAGCGCGGTGCAGATCAGCTCGTCGACCGGTCCGGAGAAATTGCCGCGGCGATAGAGCAGGCGGTCGGGCGTTGCGATCTTCTCCGACCAATCGGTCACACGCGGCGCGCGCAGCCGGCCGATCAGCTCGGCCATGGCCGGATCGGGCTTCAGCAGCTCGGAATAGACCGGCAGCAGATGATAATGAACGTCGCTGACCTTGCCCTTGTCGATGGCGAGATCGAGCACGCCGAGGAATTTTCCGTTGGACCCGGCATTGGTGACGAGCGTGGTGCCGCCGGCGTTCTTCACCGCGATCGGCTGCGGCACGGCATCATGGGTGTGGCCGCCGAGGATGACGTCGATGCCGGTGACGCGGCTTGCCAGCTTGAGGTCGACATCCATGCCGTTGTGCGACAGCAGGATCACGGCATCGACCTTGTCGGTGCCGCGCAAGGAATCGACGTGCTTCTGCAGTTCCTCCTCGCGGATGCCGAAGGTCCAATCCGGCGTGAACCGCTTCGGATGCGCGATCGGCACGTAGGGGAAGGCCTGGCCGACGATCGCGACCCGATGGCCGCCGATCTCCTTGATCATCGACGGCTTGAACACGCGCCCTGTGGCCTTGTCGAAGGCGGGGGCGTCGTTGAACGCGGCTTCCTCGGTCAGGAAGACGTTCTGCGCCAGGAACTCGCCCTTGAAGCGCTCGAGATTGTCGCGGAGCGCCTGCTCGCCATAGGTGAATTCCCAATGGCCGGTCATCGCTTCGATCCCGAGCAGGTTGGCGACCTCGACCATGTCGCGGCCCTGCGTGACATTGGCGAGCCCGGTGCCTTGCCAGAGATCGCCGCCGTCGACGAGCATCGAACGTTGCTCGCCGGCGTCACCGCGCAAGCGGTCGACCAGCGTCTTCAGATGGGCAAAGCCGCCGAGCTTGCCGAAGCGGCCTGCCGACTTCTCGAATTCGACACAGGTGAAGGCATAGGCATCGGCGCTGCCGGAGCGGATGCCGAACCGCTCGAGGAAGGCGCGGCCGACCAGATGCGGCGGCCGTCCGGCCATCTCGCCGATGCCGATATTGACGCTGGGCTCGCGGAAATAAACCGGGTTCAACTGCGCATGCGTGTCGGTGATGTGCAAGATGCGCGCATTGCCGAACCGCTCGAGGTCGTAGATGCTCCCGGTCTCGGCGCCACGCGCGAGCCGCGGCAGACCGAGCGATGCGGCGGCAAGGCCTGCGGACTTCAGGAAATCGCGGCGGCGGATCGCCATCCAAAAATTCTCCGCACCCCTCAATGGTCGCAAGACTGGTCCAGTTGAGGCCAGTCTAGCGGATTTCCATCGCCTTCCAGGCTTCTTTTTCAGACGTCGCCTGGAAGATCGACGCTTTTGCCAGCGCCTCGGCCTCCCTGGCTGCGGCGGTGGCGCGGTCGAAGTCGCCGCCATCGGCCGCTTTCCTGGCCGCGGCCAGCATCGAGACGGTCACGGTCCATTGGTTGCGCAAGCCGGCAGCCTCCTTCGATGCGGCTTCGGCGGCGCTGTACGCCGCCTTGTAGTCCGCTTCGCTCGCCGCGCGCGCCGTGGCGGCGAGGCCGAGCGCGAGCAGCATGGCGAGAGCAAGTGTCCGCTTCATGGCCGCGCTCCCGGGCCCGATATCGGCAGGCCGTTGGCGACGTAGGACAGGAAATATTCGACGTCGCGGTATTCGTCCGCCTGCGGCTCCAGCGGAACCGCGCGGGTCTGGCTGTTGCAGGTGACGAAGCGGCGGCTGGTCGTGCCCATGCCGCTCCATTCGGAGCGGTAGATCGGCATCGCGTTCACGATGCCGAGCGCCGGCGCCAGGATCTCGGCGCGGATGCGCTCGCCCGGGCTCTGCACATGGCAGCTTGCGCAGGAGAAGTTCATCTGGCCGCGGCGGGTGTAGAAATAGCGCTTGCCGTTCTCGAAGGCTGCGAGCGCGCGCGGATCGTCGGGGATCTTGATGTCCATCGGCTTGCCGCGCGAGGTGTAGGCCATGTACGCGGTCAGCGAGGCCATCTCGTCCTTGACGTAGGAATAGGGCGCCTCCCCATTGGCCTCGCGGCAGCGGTTGAGCGCGAGCTCCAGCGTGATGACCTTGCCTTCCTTCGTGTCGAAATAAGGATAGTTCTGGCGGACGCCGATACCGCCGTTCGGGAAGCAGTCGGCATAGGTCTTGCCGTTCTTGAACGGCGTCGCAAACATCTCCTTGCCGGCCTCGAGCGCGAACTCGTAAGGCGGGAATTCCTCCTTCTCCTGCCACTGCCGCTTCAAATCGGCGTTCATGGAGTACGGGCCGTTGACGAAGTCCTCGTGTTTCACGTCGGGAAACTTCTGGAAGAAGAAGTTCCGGAACGCCTTGGCGGCTGCCACGGGATCGACCTTGTCGGCCGCGACGACGCGCGGAGCGGCGAGGGCGAACGCAACGAGCGCGGCGCTGAGCGAGCCAAGCAACAGGGCAGACCGGGTCTTCATCACGCGATCTTCGCGGTGGTCGTATCCGAGCCACCCTTGTTATCGGTCCAGGAGATCTTGAGCTCGTCGCCCTTCTTGGCGCCCTTGAAGCTGAACTTCACATAGGGATCCTTGGAGACCGCGGTGCCCCAATCGGCGACGAAGACGTCCTTGCCGTTCCATTCGAATTTCAGCTGCTGGATGTAGTGCGCCGGGATCAGCTCGCCCTTGGGATCCTTCACCAGGCCGGTATCCATGGGATGCTGGATCAGCGCCTGCACCTCGGTGATGTCGCCGTTGGATGTTGCGCGCACGCGAATGCTTGATGCCATCGGACCGATCCTCCTAGCCGCCGCAGCCGCCGACGGTGACCTTCACTTCCTTGGTCGCGCTGTAGAGCTTGCCGTCGGCCTCGACGATGGCGACCAGTTTGGTGGTCTTGGCCATCTTCAGCCGGTTGGCGACGGCCGGAATCGTGCCCTCGGCGATCTTGTAGGACGCCGCGAGCGCGTAGGGGTTCTCGGCCACCAGGA contains:
- a CDS encoding MFS transporter, which translates into the protein MVDVLAAPQQGKADSALRTLTGISIAHWVSHFHLLVLPMLFPFLKAQLGVGYIELGFALTVFAVVSGLTQAPTGYLVDHFGARRILLIGLTLGGFALILLGLHLSYVSLIACAVLLGLANSVYHPADYAILAAHMDEARMGRAFSIHTFAGFLGGAVAPAIVAALVALSGGVGALIASGAIGILVALLLLVMNIPDAGASKAKPGAENAPKQAVITPALITLTALFMLLSLSVAGINNFGVVALMSGYGTSYSAANVMLTAFLGASAAGVLAGGFLADHTERHGFVAAACFAVNAAIVLLIALVTLPGWALTAAMTVAGFLSGVIAPSRDMLVRNAAPPGAAGRAFGIVSTGFNLGGIVSPLLFGWIMDQGAPHWVFGASVIFMVATVVLSPFTERRPAKPN
- a CDS encoding MBL fold metallo-hydrolase, translated to MIFRQLFDSVSGTYSYLLASRTGGEALILDPVLEKVDRYCQLLRELDLKLVKAVDTHLHADHVTGLGELRDRTHCMTVMGDQTKADVVAMRVADGDKVTIEGLSLDVMYTPGHTDDSYSYLMGDRVFTGDTLLIRGTGRTDFQNGSSRAQYDSIFNRLLKLPDETMVFPAHDYKGDTVSTIGEEKRYNPRLQVRSVDEYIELMANLKLPNPKMMDVAVPANMHVGLHQEELEKEGRALSATEAIRSLGRPDILLVDLREGNERAKHGMLEGALHAPYQSVEESLKPGGMLREVAAATGRRIVFFCAFGERSAMAVAAAKEAGLANTAHIAGGLDAWKKAGGPLVH
- the soxB gene encoding thiosulfohydrolase SoxB, translating into MAIRRRDFLKSAGLAAASLGLPRLARGAETGSIYDLERFGNARILHITDTHAQLNPVYFREPSVNIGIGEMAGRPPHLVGRAFLERFGIRSGSADAYAFTCVEFEKSAGRFGKLGGFAHLKTLVDRLRGDAGEQRSMLVDGGDLWQGTGLANVTQGRDMVEVANLLGIEAMTGHWEFTYGEQALRDNLERFKGEFLAQNVFLTEEAAFNDAPAFDKATGRVFKPSMIKEIGGHRVAIVGQAFPYVPIAHPKRFTPDWTFGIREEELQKHVDSLRGTDKVDAVILLSHNGMDVDLKLASRVTGIDVILGGHTHDAVPQPIAVKNAGGTTLVTNAGSNGKFLGVLDLAIDKGKVSDVHYHLLPVYSELLKPDPAMAELIGRLRAPRVTDWSEKIATPDRLLYRRGNFSGPVDELICTALRTELDAEIALSPGFRWGVTALSGQALTMEDLLAETAITYPETYVQEMTGAQIKDVLEDICDNLFNADPYYQQGGDMVRAGGLSYTCTPTAAIGSRISDLRIHNGKAISAGHRYKVAGWASVNEQQGAPVWDVVGKYLRSGRMFQERLGSGVTLKGVDDNPGIAGQG
- the soxA gene encoding sulfur oxidation c-type cytochrome SoxA, encoding MKTRSALLLGSLSAALVAFALAAPRVVAADKVDPVAAAKAFRNFFFQKFPDVKHEDFVNGPYSMNADLKRQWQEKEEFPPYEFALEAGKEMFATPFKNGKTYADCFPNGGIGVRQNYPYFDTKEGKVITLELALNRCREANGEAPYSYVKDEMASLTAYMAYTSRGKPMDIKIPDDPRALAAFENGKRYFYTRRGQMNFSCASCHVQSPGERIRAEILAPALGIVNAMPIYRSEWSGMGTTSRRFVTCNSQTRAVPLEPQADEYRDVEYFLSYVANGLPISGPGARP
- the soxZ gene encoding thiosulfate oxidation carrier complex protein SoxZ, translated to MASSIRVRATSNGDITEVQALIQHPMDTGLVKDPKGELIPAHYIQQLKFEWNGKDVFVADWGTAVSKDPYVKFSFKGAKKGDELKISWTDNKGGSDTTTAKIA